The Chlorocebus sabaeus isolate Y175 chromosome 9, mChlSab1.0.hap1, whole genome shotgun sequence genome includes a window with the following:
- the PTF1A gene encoding pancreas transcription factor 1 subunit alpha codes for MDAVLLEHFPGGLDAFPSPYFDEEDFFTDQSSRDPLEDGDELLADEQAEVEFLSHQLHEYCYRDGACLLLQPAPSAAPLALAPPPSGDPGEPEDGGGGGGYCCEAGAPPGGFPYSPGSPPSCLAYPCAGAAVLSPGARLRGLSGAAAAAARRRRRVRSEAELQQLRQAANVRERRRMQSINDAFEGLRSHIPTLPYEKRLSKVDTLRLAIGYINFLSELVQADLPLRGGGAGGCGGPGGSGRLGGDSPGSQAQKVIICHRGTRSPSPSDPDYGLPPLAGHSLSWTDEKQLKEQNIIRTAKVWTPEDPRKLNSKASFNNIENEPPFEFVS; via the exons ATGGACGCGGTGCTGCTGGAGCACTTCCCCGGGGGCCTGGACGCCTTTCCTTCTCCGTACTTCGACGAGGAAGACTTCTTCACCGACCAGTCTTCCCGGGACCCACTGGAGGACGGCGATGAGCTGCTGGCGGATGAGCAGGCCGAGGTGGAGTTCCTTAGCCACCAGCTCCACGAGTACTGCTACCGCGACGGGGCGTGCCTGCTGCTGCAGCCCGCGCCCTCGGCCGCCCCGCTAGCGCTCGCCCCGCCGCCCTCGGGGGACCCCGGTGAGCCAGAggacggcggcggcggcggcggctacTGCTGCGAGGCGGGGGCGCCCCCAGGCGGCTTCCCTTACTCGCCCGGCTCGCCGCCCTCGTGCCTGGCCTACCCGTGCGCCGGGGCGGCAGTACTATCTCCCGGGGCCCGGCTGCGCGGCCTGAGCGGAGCGGCGGCCGCGGctgcgcggcggcggcggcgggtgCGCTCCGAGGCGGAGCTGCAGCAACTGCGGCAGGCGGCCAACGTGCGCGAGCGGCGGCGCATGCAGTCCATCAACGACGCCTTCGAGGGGCTGCGCTCGCACATCCCCACGCTGCCCTACGAGAAGCGCCTCTCCAAGGTGGACACGCTGCGCCTGGCCATAGGCTACATCAACTTCCTCAGCGAGCTCGTGCAGGCCGACCTGCCCTTGCGCGGCGGTGGTGCGGGAGGCTGCGGGGGTCCGGGCGGCAGCGGGCGCCTGGGCGGGGACAGCCCGGGCAGCCAGGCCCAGAAGGTCATCATCTGCCATCGGGGCACCC GGTCCCCGTCCCCCAGCGACCCTGATTATGGCCTCCCTCCCCTAGCAGGACATTCTCTCTCATGGACTGATGAAAAACAACTCAAGGAACAAAATATTATCCGAACAGCCAAAGTCTGGACCCCCGAGGACCCCAGAAAACTCAACAGCAAAGCTTCCTTCAACAACATAGAAAACGAACCACCATTTGAGTTTGTGTCCTGA